In the genome of Xanthomonas translucens pv. cerealis, one region contains:
- a CDS encoding tyrosine-type recombinase/integrase, translating into MATPARLLSEEVDDFLKDKERQNLRTTTIEAYRRTLAILQRVSGNTSVARIDHTHIYQMWDLLRWAPEDFMTNPKHQWLSVEALIAKGQRLGRAQPANATLELHRRFLASFFNTLVKARAIPHSPMDAFKPAKEELLADQDEPERLLSPEEIQKIFNPETFLPWAKKYPHRWWCPLIALYTGARINEIAQLKVADIVQDQGVWCFSIQKTVDEDLAQSAGKRSRQSLKGKSAIRKVPIHPSLIQTGFLDFLADIKASGHPRLFPNLSAGTCRKTGEPNGRYSQGFVNQFAKYLKELGFGKGIGSHAFRHTLATELDAKGVRVEHIALITGHALNKKAPVLQDNYVHKSAGNTRKIQVEALGHYQPSVILPNYVRGQFKERLRKGARMYP; encoded by the coding sequence TTGGCCACCCCGGCGCGACTCCTCTCTGAAGAGGTCGACGACTTCCTCAAAGACAAGGAGCGGCAGAACCTGCGCACCACCACGATCGAGGCCTATCGTCGAACGCTTGCCATCTTGCAGCGTGTGAGTGGCAACACGTCCGTTGCCCGGATTGATCACACGCATATCTACCAGATGTGGGATCTGCTGCGATGGGCACCCGAAGACTTCATGACCAACCCCAAGCATCAGTGGTTGAGCGTCGAAGCATTGATCGCCAAAGGTCAACGTCTGGGCCGGGCGCAGCCTGCCAATGCCACATTAGAACTGCACCGGCGCTTCCTCGCGTCCTTCTTCAACACCTTAGTCAAAGCGCGTGCCATCCCGCACTCGCCGATGGATGCGTTCAAGCCGGCCAAGGAAGAACTCCTGGCTGATCAGGACGAGCCCGAGCGTCTGCTCTCGCCAGAGGAAATCCAGAAGATCTTCAACCCCGAGACCTTCCTGCCTTGGGCCAAGAAATACCCTCATCGCTGGTGGTGTCCGCTCATTGCGCTATACACGGGCGCTCGGATCAACGAGATCGCTCAGCTCAAAGTGGCCGACATCGTGCAAGATCAGGGCGTCTGGTGCTTTTCGATCCAGAAGACCGTGGATGAGGACTTGGCGCAAAGCGCAGGCAAACGCAGCCGGCAAAGCCTCAAGGGCAAGAGCGCCATCCGCAAGGTGCCGATCCACCCAAGCCTCATCCAGACGGGCTTCCTGGACTTCTTGGCCGACATCAAGGCGTCTGGCCACCCGCGCCTCTTTCCTAACCTATCGGCTGGCACCTGCCGCAAGACCGGCGAGCCGAATGGACGCTACAGCCAGGGCTTCGTCAATCAGTTTGCGAAGTATTTGAAGGAGCTTGGCTTTGGCAAAGGCATTGGATCGCATGCGTTCCGCCATACGCTTGCCACAGAGCTGGACGCCAAGGGCGTGCGGGTTGAACACATCGCATTGATCACTGGCCATGCCCTCAACAAGAAGGCGCCCGTTCTGCAGGACAACTACGTGCACAAGTCGGCCGGCAACACCCGGAAGATCCAGGTCGAAGCGCTCGGCCACTATCAGCCGTCTGTGATACTACCGAACTATGTGCGCGGGCAGTTCAAAGAGCGGTTGAGGAAAGGGGCGAGGATGTATCCCTAA
- a CDS encoding DEAD/DEAH box helicase family protein, whose amino-acid sequence MIDEACRLFGKDPESGRLYLLRLASEVPRSIDEWERQLSLQGIALADENTADGFCAMSPDAFPVDQFQAACRTTLGPHTVRFYGEGALVEQEDSEEDDIDDGETGKRISAYVERTTDYTVDQVRAIRSLIANADEHIDLDAYAGTGKTHIVSELLAHDARHFTFVTPSAAQAQALRSRLGAGKLRVLTMIRFANLVAARAFEQRALSTDFKPVWQKSTASLADIASVIGVQRIGGYSPTAVLRIAFEGISRWCRSSSIDLQPDHFNRVVMGAMIDSTAYIAAAEHVWRSMFSAEIQKQIKMIINVDHIGKWLAQHRVKLPTHWGTIVVDEGHDMSAAWKSLLSDYAGGVISLGDPNQRLIGTAPRFLQGKSLEMTQSVRQGQAVDSLVNGAMRLDSTGIYSSLFAGTADHATVTSTYGAWRDVPQVGTRIFGSPFTLLEEALRLIDAGARVGIHNFSVELIQREVGLIEDAFRAYDHGVSGDYRWRDFHKECSRLGKPQITRLFERGFGSTQFKELVGKLSPFDSARTKLALVEHVKNSEHPIVSMARCCFESIYTPQRAHNPVRAVYTALTRGSQQLWVPPDALDALRVSNEHFHEQRQQRKAKRVVRPDLRYQKPIQR is encoded by the coding sequence ATGATTGATGAGGCGTGCCGACTTTTTGGGAAGGACCCAGAAAGTGGGCGCTTGTATCTTCTGCGACTCGCTTCTGAGGTCCCTCGAAGCATTGACGAGTGGGAACGCCAACTGTCCCTTCAAGGAATTGCGCTAGCTGATGAGAATACAGCAGATGGCTTCTGCGCTATGTCACCCGACGCATTTCCAGTAGATCAATTCCAAGCAGCCTGTCGGACGACCCTTGGTCCGCACACTGTTCGCTTCTACGGCGAAGGTGCACTCGTTGAGCAGGAAGATAGCGAAGAGGACGACATCGACGACGGTGAAACGGGTAAGCGTATTTCAGCTTATGTTGAGCGCACGACCGACTACACCGTAGATCAAGTTAGAGCCATCCGGTCCCTGATCGCTAACGCCGATGAGCACATCGACCTGGACGCATATGCCGGCACCGGCAAGACGCACATTGTCAGCGAACTGCTGGCGCACGATGCGCGACACTTTACGTTCGTTACGCCTAGTGCAGCCCAAGCTCAGGCTCTCAGAAGCCGTCTAGGCGCAGGCAAGCTTCGTGTGCTTACGATGATCCGCTTTGCAAACCTGGTGGCAGCTCGTGCCTTTGAGCAGCGGGCGCTCTCCACCGATTTCAAGCCCGTATGGCAAAAGTCCACCGCATCGCTTGCTGACATCGCCAGCGTTATAGGCGTGCAGCGTATCGGAGGCTATTCGCCTACTGCCGTATTGCGAATTGCTTTTGAAGGCATTAGCCGCTGGTGTCGCTCATCCAGCATAGATCTGCAACCGGACCACTTCAATCGCGTCGTCATGGGAGCAATGATTGATTCAACGGCTTATATTGCAGCTGCTGAGCATGTTTGGCGTTCTATGTTCAGCGCCGAAATCCAAAAGCAAATCAAAATGATCATCAATGTCGATCATATCGGCAAATGGCTTGCGCAGCACCGCGTTAAATTGCCGACCCACTGGGGCACGATTGTCGTGGATGAAGGACACGATATGAGCGCAGCTTGGAAGAGCTTGCTGTCTGACTATGCCGGTGGCGTTATTAGTCTGGGAGACCCAAACCAGCGCCTGATTGGAACAGCCCCACGCTTTCTGCAAGGAAAGTCATTGGAAATGACCCAGTCTGTGCGCCAAGGCCAAGCCGTAGATTCATTGGTGAATGGCGCAATGCGTCTGGATTCCACTGGCATATACAGTTCTCTTTTCGCTGGAACGGCTGATCATGCTACTGTTACAAGCACCTATGGGGCATGGCGCGATGTTCCGCAAGTTGGAACGCGAATTTTTGGCAGTCCGTTCACCTTGCTTGAAGAGGCTCTCCGGCTTATTGACGCTGGTGCACGAGTAGGCATTCATAACTTTTCTGTCGAACTGATCCAACGCGAAGTCGGCCTCATTGAGGATGCGTTTCGTGCTTACGACCATGGAGTGTCAGGCGACTATCGCTGGCGGGATTTTCATAAGGAGTGTTCGCGATTGGGGAAGCCTCAAATTACGCGACTCTTTGAGAGAGGTTTCGGATCCACTCAGTTTAAGGAACTGGTGGGCAAGCTTTCCCCATTTGATTCAGCACGCACGAAGCTTGCACTCGTTGAACATGTTAAAAACTCGGAGCATCCCATCGTCAGCATGGCGCGGTGCTGCTTCGAAAGCATCTATACCCCTCAACGGGCTCATAATCCGGTCCGAGCTGTCTACACGGCTCTCACTCGCGGCAGCCAGCAGCTCTGGGTTCCCCCCGACGCCTTAGATGCATTACGCGTAAGTAATGAACACTTCCATGAGCAACGCCAACAGCGCAAAGCTAAAAGAGTTGTCCGCCCCGACCTTCGTTATCAGAAGCCAATCCAACGTTGA
- a CDS encoding serine/threonine-protein kinase: MANVVPALQVGPKLGAGHFGVVYLGNDSVHGEVAVKVLERKNGQDDASWDTHKASFLSEAQNLSKAKHRNVVEVFHIEELPDGKSIRFCMAYCAGGSVQSAYENGPMDLKSVRKIATEVSMGLGALHARNMLHRDIKPGNILIDNQGVAKLGDFGLVTDRLIMGYGSVEGYSDHIAFEVWGGNPTSPRTDIWALGMTLYRLLHGQDWYERSPAPRHIVKNGGFANSLTWLPHIPKAWRTVIRRMLNDVPSARYQNAQELLNAFSKLPTPSWTTAVSADKVVWQQLVGTRKKTVEWTMHSARSHSWSARSEPINGAGNTRSLGGSNGRVGLKPALRELSKFFNG, encoded by the coding sequence ATGGCCAATGTGGTCCCGGCCCTTCAAGTAGGCCCAAAGCTGGGAGCCGGGCACTTCGGTGTTGTCTACTTAGGCAACGACAGTGTCCATGGCGAAGTCGCAGTCAAGGTCCTTGAACGGAAGAACGGTCAAGACGACGCTTCATGGGACACGCATAAAGCGAGTTTTCTCTCAGAGGCGCAAAATCTCTCAAAAGCCAAGCACCGAAACGTGGTAGAAGTTTTTCACATCGAAGAACTTCCTGACGGAAAGAGCATACGATTTTGTATGGCGTATTGTGCCGGAGGTTCTGTGCAAAGCGCCTACGAAAACGGGCCGATGGACCTCAAGTCGGTACGGAAAATCGCAACGGAAGTATCGATGGGTCTCGGTGCTCTCCATGCTAGGAACATGCTCCACCGAGACATCAAGCCTGGCAATATCTTGATCGATAATCAGGGAGTTGCAAAGCTTGGTGATTTCGGCCTTGTAACCGATCGTTTAATCATGGGCTACGGCTCTGTAGAAGGCTACTCTGATCATATTGCCTTTGAGGTATGGGGAGGCAATCCAACCAGCCCAAGAACAGATATCTGGGCACTTGGAATGACACTTTATCGACTGCTTCATGGCCAAGATTGGTATGAGCGGAGTCCGGCGCCACGCCATATTGTTAAAAATGGCGGCTTTGCGAATTCATTGACTTGGTTGCCACATATTCCTAAAGCATGGCGAACGGTTATTCGGCGCATGCTCAACGATGTCCCTAGTGCACGATATCAAAATGCCCAGGAACTTTTGAATGCCTTCTCTAAACTACCAACGCCCTCGTGGACAACCGCAGTCTCAGCAGACAAAGTCGTTTGGCAGCAGCTCGTCGGAACTCGTAAAAAGACCGTTGAATGGACAATGCACTCAGCTCGAAGCCATAGCTGGTCAGCGCGGAGTGAACCTATCAATGGCGCGGGAAACACGCGCTCTCTAGGAGGATCGAATGGACGTGTTGGCTTAAAGCCTGCTCTACGCGAGCTGAGTAAATTTTTTAACGGCTGA
- a CDS encoding helix-turn-helix domain-containing protein, giving the protein MHPKDARLIFANRLRQARLAAGLTQEALGVAAGVAAEVARTRINRYEHGVNECDLRTAKRLAEALNMPLAALYAETDEIAEAITALAKLSLDEQREVLVELQRKAATKRSA; this is encoded by the coding sequence TTGCATCCGAAAGACGCTCGCCTCATCTTTGCCAACCGCCTAAGACAGGCACGCCTGGCTGCTGGGCTGACCCAAGAAGCCTTAGGGGTGGCAGCCGGGGTAGCCGCTGAGGTGGCCCGCACGCGGATCAATCGCTACGAGCACGGCGTCAACGAGTGCGACTTACGCACCGCCAAGCGTCTTGCCGAGGCATTGAACATGCCGCTGGCCGCGCTCTATGCGGAGACCGATGAGATCGCTGAGGCAATCACAGCGCTGGCGAAGCTTTCTCTGGATGAGCAGCGCGAAGTGTTAGTCGAGTTGCAGCGCAAAGCTGCAACCAAAAGGTCGGCGTAG
- a CDS encoding MobA/MobL family protein, whose amino-acid sequence MAIYHTRIKTYSRAKGHSAIAAAAYRGGYLLTDPKSGARHDYRGRAGIIQSRCMAPTGSPAWADDPQRLWAAVEAAERRCNSTVCRDFAVALPHEFDDPKRWELVLDIAHRLIERFGFALQASHHRPTKDDVRYFYCHLLATTRRMEASGLTQKTRILDGRINGLAEIQWIRAMIADRINAHLEQAGIGKSVEHLPLTERLEATRGNGIYVQGQASFEQLLSRYRQEGRLLSVPDGHTAEQAQRERPGPGMDASACETSLAQVPIMRAPAGGLSSSRDDEALSTIQADRSGHQDKH is encoded by the coding sequence ATGGCCATTTACCACACCCGCATCAAAACTTACAGCCGAGCAAAGGGGCACTCTGCGATCGCAGCCGCCGCCTATCGCGGCGGCTATCTGCTCACCGATCCCAAGTCAGGCGCGCGTCACGACTACCGGGGTAGGGCAGGCATCATCCAATCGCGTTGCATGGCGCCAACTGGCTCACCGGCATGGGCGGACGACCCACAGCGCCTCTGGGCCGCTGTAGAAGCGGCAGAGCGACGCTGCAACAGCACCGTCTGCCGCGACTTTGCGGTTGCGCTGCCGCACGAATTCGATGACCCCAAGCGCTGGGAGTTGGTGCTCGATATCGCACATCGCCTGATTGAGCGCTTTGGCTTTGCGTTGCAAGCGAGCCACCACCGACCGACGAAGGACGATGTGCGCTACTTCTATTGCCATCTGCTTGCCACGACACGGCGTATGGAAGCCTCTGGTTTAACGCAGAAGACGCGCATTCTAGATGGGCGTATCAACGGCCTGGCTGAGATCCAATGGATTCGCGCCATGATCGCTGATCGGATCAATGCGCACCTTGAACAGGCCGGCATTGGCAAATCGGTTGAGCATCTGCCCTTGACGGAACGCTTGGAAGCGACGCGAGGCAACGGGATCTATGTCCAAGGACAAGCAAGCTTTGAGCAGCTTCTGTCCCGCTATCGCCAAGAGGGACGACTGTTGAGCGTGCCGGATGGCCACACGGCGGAACAGGCCCAGCGAGAGCGCCCAGGACCAGGCATGGATGCTTCTGCTTGTGAGACTTCGCTGGCGCAGGTGCCCATCATGCGGGCACCCGCTGGTGGGCTCAGTTCAAGTAGGGACGACGAAGCTCTGTCAACAATCCAGGCAGATCGAAGCGGCCATCAAGATAAGCATTGA